The following nucleotide sequence is from Amia ocellicauda isolate fAmiCal2 chromosome 14, fAmiCal2.hap1, whole genome shotgun sequence.
CTGTGGCCAATAGGCCTTGCTCACCTGTTATAGTGGCACTCGAGTGGGATGGAGGCGTTGTTCATCCGGATGATGCCACCGGGGGAAGGGGCCGGAGTGTAGAACAGGGTGTTGGAGTACACCAGCAAGTCCTCGGTGAACTGGGGCAGCCAAAGAGAAGCAGCATTTAAGCTGGTTAACAACTCTTGCATTGCATGTCTAGTTACAGTTCAGACCATGACAATTAGGATAAATTCAGAGCATCATACTGGACAGTATATTGCAGCACAGCCTACTGGGAGGAACAGATAGGGCAGTGAAGGAGTTGCTTCTGGAAGAGCACTAGAGAGCTAAACTAGTGGGTTTTCAACCCAGGACCTGGaagcccccccccgccccccccctaTGGTTTTGTTCCAACGGAGCACAAGAACACCCTTAAGTTTAACcaataattaaatcaaagcCTTCATTTGAAATTATAAGCTTGTATAAGGAATCAACTTCTGATCAGTTACACACATTTTAAGTCAATTAAagtaagggttcaattaagtaattaagagctcggcTAGAACGaaacccagcagggtagggaATACTCCAGatccagggttgagaaccactgaactACTCGGTAGGTCCATCACAGCCAATACAGGGGTCACAAGCATCTAAGCGGACACCCAATGTGTTGGGCTCCAGCAGAACTATGCCAGGGAGTCCTGCTGGAGGGACCGGGACCCAGAGCACTATAGCGCTAGACTTCACTATACTGTGAAGGGCAGCGCCTACCGACAGCTCGCTCCCGCAGTCCTGCAGCTCGGCGGTGATCATGAACGACTCGCCCCCGGGGGAGGCGACGGTGCAGGAGCCCGGGGCGGCGGGGGGCCCCAGCCGCAGGTCGGAGCCGCTGATGGCCGTGCCCACAGCGTAGAGGTCGGCGAGCACGGTGATCTCCACGGTGGCCTCTAGGCACCGGAGAAAGACGGTCTGCGTCACGGCGCCAGCCCGGCTCTGACCTGGGAGCGCATAGTAGCCACGGCCGGACCCGGAGGAGCGCAGACCGGGGGACCCCGCTTTAGAGCGGTGCTTCAGGGGGTGGCTCTCCTTGCCTTTAACACTCAGCCGACACTGCGCAGCCGCAAACAGAAACAGCAAGCCCACTTGCCAATAAAGCGTGCTACCGAAGACTCCCATGATTGGCTCTGTTGCTTTAACCCCAGCAAGACGGTTTCAAAGCTGACAAGTGCAATACTCACCTGTGGCGCCTCTGCCTATTTATACAGGTGCCGCCACTGGGAGCCAATCAGAGACCAGCCCGGAGTGGTCAGTGTGAACAGGTCCGGCCCGGCGTGGGAATGCGCCCCGACACGGCCAGTCGCAGGACAACGACAGACAGGGACACAGAGTGATCaaaatatacagattattattatgattattattcgtTTTATTAAATAATCACAAGGAGGCTTTAACAAAGTAATTTGTCAAGGAGGCTTCCTGattgtattatatttcaaaGAATCATGTTAGCAATATTTTCATTATGACTGCAATGTACTGGGTTGATTTCGTTCAGATGTCCGTGCTCCCTGGGGTTATTAGTGGAGTGCACCTGCACTACCACGGCCACTATTATCCAATTGAATACATCGCACTTAAAGTAACTTGGTCGTCTGCTTCGAAATGGggctgtattgttattatttaatttagagACGTCAGCTGCCTGTCAAATTGATAGAATGCCTCATAAGATATTAATTTTATGAAAATTGCGTAAGTTTACTTTAGGTTTACTTTCATAAGAGAACAATTGAAATATTGAACTCGCTGTCACTGCACATTTACAGAGATCATCCCACCCCCACTGCCACCAGAGGGGCGGGACTGTATGTGCAAGTTAGCTACATATTTATTATGTAAACTCCTGATTTAACATTTGCAATCAGATATGATATTTAGAgtcaacatttatatttaacatctgTATACACATTGAACATATAGGTTTATGTTTAACATTTCGATTGAACATTTCGATTTTGATTTAACGTTTGGATTTAAACTGAACATTTCGATGTATTATTTAGATTTAACTTTTAGATTGAATATTTAGACTTGCATTCAACATTTAGTTTTAAAACTTAGACTTAGATTTAACAATTGGATTAAACAAGATTTTACATTGACATTTACAATCAGATATGATATTTAGATTCAACTTTTCTATTTAACATTTGTATTCAGATTTAATACAGATGGGTTAACAAAGTGAAATACTCCCTTATACATTTTGTGTcaacaatatgtatt
It contains:
- the LOC136768082 gene encoding zona pellucida sperm-binding protein 3-like produces the protein MGVFGSTLYWQVGLLFLFAAAQCRLSVKGKESHPLKHRSKAGSPGLRSSGSGRGYYALPGQSRAGAVTQTVFLRCLEATVEITVLADLYAVGTAISGSDLRLGPPAAPGSCTVASPGGESFMITAELQDCGSELSFTEDLLVYSNTLFYTPAPSPGGIIRMNNASIPLECHYNRTANVSSDALKRTWVPFTSTRTAEDVLDFSLQLMTDDWSSQRPSNVFYLGDMLHLKASVNLTGHLPLRLFVDRCVATLEPNQTSSPSYAFIENHGCFVDSKATGSSSRFLPRPQDSSLRMQLEAFRFHQDARSSLYIACHLTMALASQNDAQNKACSFVQR